The sequence below is a genomic window from Macadamia integrifolia cultivar HAES 741 chromosome 1, SCU_Mint_v3, whole genome shotgun sequence.
AATGACATATCCCTTTAtacgccttttcttttcctttctgacCAGGGATGAGACGGAAAAAGGGGAGAGGACGGAGATGCACGTGGCCGTGAACTTCGCAAAAGCCTCAGGTAATTACAATGGCGACTCTGGCCTGAGGATGGGTCTAGGGCCATTCTGTAGACACTGAAATTTGGGAAGGGACACAGCACAGGTAAACATGCTCCACATTTATGTTTTGTTCTCACAGCAATAAACTCTATTTCTCACCAAAGCAGCACAATTATTGGTTGGTGTAACCTTGTAATGCTTGTATTTCTTGGAAAATCATTCTTAATCTATTCAATCTCTTAAAATTCCATTAATCACATATGAACagaaaattttgggaaaaaataaagtaatataTAGAAGCAGCCACCATACCTGGATAGACGTAAGTATAGCAGCCACATCATAAATGGGACTCCATTGGTTCTGTAGAATATCCAAGCAAATGCTTCCATCTGCATAAACTGGCAGAATTCAAAGGGGGGTgttagaagatggaagatctgAAAAGTTATCCCatcatatcctttttttttttaatttgattaattttacCCACATCAAGGgatggtgtgtgtgtgtgtgtgtgtgtgtgagagagagagagagagagagagagagagagagagagagatcaacatGAAGTTGACATAATTCCAGGAGCATGCAAACCCAGCTGCAAGCTTTCACCTACACAGCCTCCTCTTCAACACTAAAACTAAGAATTTAAGATGGATAAAATGAAGGATGAAGGTCCCAATATAATACACTACTGTCTCAATCTAAAACAGCaaagatgaaataaaatataagaaatgaATTAAAAATCTACAGTTCCTCACACAAGAACGTTCTATATTTATATCCTGCTTTTCTCAACTCTAGAAAAATTATTATGGCTCCTAAAGGAGACCAAAAAGAAAACTTCTGCTTCTACTATACAGGGACGTTAAAAACATCTTTACAAAATGAtaaaacccaaaagataacaacCATTTTCTAATTTAAACACTTCTCATCCTACCACCTTCtctccccctcctcccccccaTTCAAGATTTTGTCAAATCCATTTGAAAGCCCATTTGCTAAGCTTTCTCAGTCTCTACCAGTTGAAGAGCATGTAAATGGCAAGGCATACCTCCAAAATCATTTTAGATGTCTAGGGGtactttttttcccccattttctaTGCCCTGAAGGTCTGGGAGCTATAAAAagatatatgtatatattatgtgtgtgtatataaaatataatatagaaTATTGGTTTCATATATAATCTTATCAAAACTACAATTTTGGTAGCAAATTGCAACTTACTATTTGGATGGAACATTCGAGAAACGAACCGAACTATTGGTGGCTTATTTGGATAATCCTCTGCAAACTGAAGTGTCAACTTAAACGTACCTGAAGGACTCAAAACATAAATTCAGAATGTGCTTGTATAAAAGAAGATGCTAAAAGTAAAattcaacaaaataaataataataaactttGAGTGATACACattgccaaaaaaataaaaaagaaacacagATACCTCCATTATAtacttcaaaatattttttgccAACAGGTGGGGGAAAATGCCACTTATATCTGGGAATATGAAGTTGGTCACCACAGAGTTTCAAGGATAATATGAAATCAATAAAACACTTGAATTGCTATTAATATGGTATCATTTCTATGAAGAATGTATTACATGCATCATTCAATGGACTGGTCTCAAGCATCAAATGCATATGGATACAGGCAGCATAAGATCGCCTCATGGATGTAAAGGCCGAGTAAGACCTCTAACAATTACCCAGTAAGAAATATCATACGCAACAAATGCACCTCCAAACATGGAATAGTACAAACATCTGAGACACCATTATCCACATAAGAATATGGAGTAGTTACTGGACTGAAAGGTATCATAAAAGCTAAATGTGGGGAACCAATAATGAGTGTTATTCAAGTATGCAATTGAACTGAAAAGATTTAACCCAAATCAAAGAACATGAGCAACAGCTACTATGAATAAATAATGACATCCAGAATACACTGAACCGGAAAAAGAATAAATGACAATGAGACCAATTCAGCTGTAATTAATCACCCTTTGTGGTTAGGTATACTAAAATAAGTGAACAATTTGAACGTGACTTAACAACCTCCAAGGATATAAGAATTAGCTTACCTCCATCCCACGAAGTGTCATCAGGACTGCAATACAAAGGCAGGAAAGAGTGTTTAAGACCAGGTCAGACCTATACAGTTCCAGAACAAAGCAGAccaggaaatatatatatatatatatatacaacctTAACTTACCCAAATATTACAGCATTCCAAAGCATTATATTATTGTCTTGGGGTGCCCCACTGATACCAGCAGGAGGATCCTGCTGCAACCTCTTGAAATCCCTCATCAGTCTCTTCCTTGAAGGAGTTGACATCCTGACCACCTACACATCCAACCAAATAACAATCAAAACAGAATCGATTCATTGTAGTCTTCTCCAAATATACAAATAACCAGAATTGAGCTTTAGTCCACTGAGTTGCATCAACTAAACTCAAGAAACCAAGACAGCTCAAACAATTCTAATTTCACCAACACAAAGGCTCCAGAATCCAAAGTaagaaacaacaaaataatCTCTGGTTCTCAATTCAATGTAAATAAATTGCAACCCAAGCGCTAGAATTAATACTTGCAAATCATAAGCCC
It includes:
- the LOC122080719 gene encoding ubiquitin-conjugating enzyme E2 2-like, which gives rise to MSTPSRKRLMRDFKRLQQDPPAGISGAPQDNNIMLWNAVIFGPDDTSWDGGTFKLTLQFAEDYPNKPPIVRFVSRMFHPNIYADGSICLDILQNQWSPIYDVAAILTSIQSLLCDPNPNSPANSEAARMFSENKREYNRRIREIVEQSWTAD